The following proteins come from a genomic window of Elusimicrobiota bacterium:
- the glmS gene encoding glutamine--fructose-6-phosphate transaminase (isomerizing), whose translation MCGIVGYVGSEDASDVLLDGLKRLEYRGYDSAGVAVLNGPVLDIRRSVGKLHNLDVLLKKSPLAGHVGIGHTRWATHGRPSEENAHPHRDASGRVVVVHNGIIENYSALKAGLQARGVKFESQTDTEVIAHLIGEAIARRKKNGAPLAAPDFLEAVRETLSELKGTYALGVVSADCPGVIIGARRECPLLVGVGENEYFLASDAPAILSRTRQAIFLNEGDMALLSAEGVKLYSAETGQPVERKTTHLPWDPLQAEKAGYRHFMLKEIHEQPRAIEDCLRGRLNVDEIRVHLDTLRLSEDQIRAFRKITIVACGTSYHAGLLARYLIEKWVKAPCDVEIASEYRYRDPLVGPEDLVVAISQSGETADTIAAIRHAKEKGARTLAICNVIGSTLYRECHGKILTHCGPEIGVASTKAFSTQVVVLYMLALYGALIRGSLPRPDVEKIMQNLLHLPHWVGEALKCEPATVALAKKYFHSRNFLFLGRNLNYPIALEGALKLKEISYIHAEGYPSGELKHGPIALIDEDMPVVAVATQGRVYDKILTNLEEVAARGGRVIAVATQGDTRIAALTPDVLWMPEMPESMAPAVNVVPLQLLSYHIAVLRGCDVDQPRNLAKSVTVE comes from the coding sequence ATGTGCGGAATCGTCGGGTACGTGGGGAGCGAGGACGCCTCGGACGTCTTGCTGGACGGCCTGAAACGGTTGGAGTACCGCGGGTACGATTCCGCCGGTGTGGCGGTTTTGAACGGCCCCGTTCTTGACATCCGTCGCAGCGTCGGCAAACTTCACAATTTGGACGTGTTGCTCAAAAAATCGCCCCTGGCCGGTCACGTGGGCATCGGCCACACCCGCTGGGCCACCCACGGCCGCCCCTCCGAAGAAAACGCCCACCCCCACCGCGACGCGTCGGGCCGCGTGGTGGTCGTCCACAACGGCATCATCGAAAACTATTCCGCGCTCAAAGCCGGCCTGCAGGCGCGGGGCGTCAAATTCGAATCCCAAACCGACACGGAGGTCATCGCGCACCTGATCGGCGAGGCCATCGCCCGCCGGAAGAAGAACGGCGCGCCCCTCGCCGCCCCGGACTTTTTGGAGGCCGTGCGCGAAACCCTCTCCGAGCTCAAAGGCACCTACGCCCTGGGTGTCGTGTCGGCCGACTGCCCCGGGGTGATCATCGGCGCGCGCCGGGAATGCCCCCTTTTGGTCGGCGTCGGCGAAAACGAATATTTTCTGGCTTCCGACGCGCCCGCGATCCTGTCGCGCACGCGCCAGGCCATTTTCCTCAACGAAGGCGACATGGCCCTTCTGAGCGCCGAGGGGGTCAAGCTTTACAGCGCCGAGACCGGCCAACCCGTCGAACGCAAAACGACCCACCTGCCCTGGGACCCGCTGCAAGCGGAGAAAGCCGGCTACCGCCACTTCATGTTGAAGGAAATCCACGAGCAGCCCCGCGCCATCGAAGACTGCCTGCGCGGGCGGTTGAACGTGGACGAAATCCGCGTCCACCTCGACACCCTGCGCCTCTCGGAAGACCAGATCCGGGCTTTCCGAAAAATCACCATCGTGGCCTGCGGCACCTCGTACCACGCGGGTCTTCTGGCGCGTTACCTCATCGAAAAATGGGTCAAGGCTCCCTGCGACGTCGAAATCGCCTCGGAATACCGCTACCGCGACCCGCTGGTGGGCCCCGAGGACCTGGTGGTGGCCATCTCCCAATCCGGCGAGACGGCCGACACCATCGCGGCCATCCGCCACGCCAAGGAAAAGGGCGCGCGCACCCTCGCCATCTGCAACGTCATCGGCTCGACCCTCTACCGCGAGTGCCACGGTAAAATCCTCACCCACTGCGGACCGGAAATCGGCGTGGCGTCCACCAAGGCCTTCTCCACCCAGGTGGTGGTGCTTTACATGTTGGCGCTTTACGGCGCCTTGATTCGCGGGTCCCTGCCGCGCCCCGACGTGGAAAAGATCATGCAAAACCTCCTCCACCTGCCCCATTGGGTGGGCGAGGCCCTGAAATGCGAGCCGGCCACCGTCGCCCTGGCCAAGAAATATTTCCACAGTCGGAATTTCCTTTTCCTCGGGCGGAACCTCAACTACCCCATCGCCCTGGAAGGGGCGCTCAAACTCAAAGAAATTTCCTACATCCACGCCGAGGGCTATCCCTCCGGCGAGCTCAAGCACGGGCCCATCGCGCTCATCGACGAAGACATGCCCGTCGTCGCCGTGGCCACCCAGGGCCGCGTCTACGACAAAATCCTCACCAATCTCGAAGAAGTGGCCGCCCGGGGCGGCCGGGTGATCGCCGTGGCCACCCAGGGCGACACCCGGATCGCCGCGTTGACCCCCGACGTGCTTTGGATGCCGGAGATGCCCGAATCCATGGCGCCGGCCGTCAACGTGGTGCCGCTTCAGCTTTTGTCGTACCACATCGCCGTGCTGCGGGGCTGCGACGTCGATCAACCCCGCAACCTCGCCAAATCCGTCACCGTCGAGTGA
- the gcvH gene encoding glycine cleavage system protein GcvH, whose translation MDPKTLRYTKSHEWIAADGTVGISDHAQHEITDVVFVEPPRVGRAVKAAEACAVVESVKAAFDIYAPVAGAVAAVNDEAAKNPAIVNQSPYEKGWLFKIQMTSPADREKLMTAEQYAAFVKTGAH comes from the coding sequence ATGGATCCGAAAACGCTTCGTTACACCAAAAGCCACGAATGGATCGCCGCCGACGGCACCGTCGGCATTTCCGATCACGCCCAACACGAGATCACGGACGTCGTTTTCGTCGAGCCGCCCAGGGTGGGCCGTGCCGTGAAGGCCGCGGAGGCCTGCGCCGTGGTGGAGTCGGTCAAGGCCGCCTTCGACATCTACGCTCCCGTGGCCGGCGCCGTCGCGGCCGTCAACGACGAGGCGGCCAAGAACCCGGCGATCGTCAATCAATCGCCTTACGAAAAAGGCTGGCTTTTTAAAATCCAAATGACGTCGCCCGCCGACCGCGAAAAGCTGATGACCGCCGAGCAGTACGCCGCTTTCGTCAAAACCGGCGCGCACTGA
- a CDS encoding lipoyl synthase: MSPVLSWRPRLPRHLTRTVPEGEALAAVQTALADAAFPTVCREACCPNRTDCWARGTLAFQILGAVCTRRCAFCAEKTGRPGPVDPAEPANLLRAVQKLSLKHVVITSPARDDLDDQGAGQFAACVDALRTGASGVTVEVLTPDFQGRRDLLERVFRSAPDVFNHNVETVERLSPRVRARATHRGSLAVLSAAAGAGLRVKSGLMVGLGETEDELLATFAQLRDAGVRRLTVGQYLPPGPAFFPVDRFYTPEEFRALGRAAKAFFENVSVGPLVRSSYHADELLETA; this comes from the coding sequence ATGAGCCCCGTCCTGTCCTGGCGTCCGCGTCTGCCCCGGCATTTGACCCGGACGGTGCCCGAAGGCGAAGCCCTCGCGGCGGTCCAAACGGCCCTCGCGGACGCCGCTTTCCCGACGGTGTGCCGCGAGGCGTGTTGCCCCAACCGCACCGACTGCTGGGCCCGGGGGACCCTCGCCTTTCAAATATTGGGCGCGGTTTGCACCCGCCGCTGCGCCTTTTGCGCCGAAAAAACCGGGCGCCCCGGCCCGGTGGACCCCGCGGAGCCCGCGAATCTCCTTCGCGCGGTTCAAAAACTGTCTTTGAAGCACGTGGTCATCACCTCGCCCGCCCGCGACGACCTGGACGACCAGGGGGCGGGGCAGTTCGCCGCCTGCGTCGACGCCCTGCGCACGGGCGCCTCCGGCGTCACCGTGGAGGTTTTGACCCCGGATTTCCAGGGCCGCCGTGATTTGCTAGAACGGGTGTTCCGCTCGGCCCCCGACGTGTTCAACCACAACGTGGAAACCGTCGAACGTCTGTCCCCGCGCGTGCGGGCCCGGGCCACGCACCGGGGGTCCTTGGCGGTGTTGTCGGCCGCGGCGGGGGCGGGGCTGCGCGTCAAGTCGGGCCTCATGGTGGGGCTGGGCGAAACCGAGGACGAGCTCTTGGCGACGTTCGCCCAATTGCGGGACGCCGGCGTGCGGAGGTTGACCGTGGGCCAGTACCTGCCGCCCGGGCCGGCCTTTTTCCCCGTGGACCGCTTTTACACGCCCGAGGAATTTCGCGCCCTCGGGCGGGCCGCCAAGGCGTTTTTTGAGAACGTGAGCGTGGGCCCCTTGGTGCGCAGTTCCTACCACGCCGACGAACTCTTGGAGACCGCATGA
- the glmM gene encoding phosphoglucosamine mutase, with translation MGRLFGTDGVRGLAGRPPLSVDFVRRLGWATGRVLAAHEPGRPRAVLAVRDTRASGPPLLSALADGLGAAGYALLDGGVLPTPAVAALLPDLPVAAGAVLSASHNPAPYNGIKLFNPRGMKIDDAWEDAIERLALDQESAIAPAPRLKPFPAARARYAEFLFNVWPRGVSLRDFPIVLDCAHGAASTVAPALFRRLGARVTVLSAAPNGRNINRGCGALHPEALARAVRRHGARLGVAFDGDADRAIFVDETGRVRDGDAVLLVTARALQARGRLRADAVAVTVMTNLGLIRALEALGLRAEVTPVGDKHVWRGMVKSGALLGGEPSGHVIFREFLPTGDGILTALQVLAVLAETGRSFSALTSLAVEYPQALVNVTVKERVPLEKIPGFPAAVAAIEKSLGATGRTLIRYSGTEPLLRVMIEGPDRALITAHAERLASIVKAAGV, from the coding sequence ATGGGAAGGCTTTTCGGCACCGACGGCGTGCGCGGGTTGGCCGGGCGCCCCCCCCTGTCGGTGGATTTTGTCCGTCGTCTGGGTTGGGCGACCGGCCGGGTGCTGGCCGCCCATGAGCCGGGGCGTCCCCGGGCCGTTTTGGCGGTGCGCGACACCCGCGCCTCGGGCCCGCCGCTCCTGTCCGCCCTCGCCGACGGCCTCGGGGCCGCCGGTTACGCCTTGCTCGACGGCGGCGTTCTGCCGACGCCCGCGGTGGCGGCGCTCCTGCCCGACCTGCCCGTGGCCGCGGGGGCCGTGCTCTCGGCTTCGCACAACCCGGCGCCCTACAACGGCATCAAGCTCTTCAACCCCCGGGGCATGAAGATCGACGACGCCTGGGAGGACGCCATCGAGCGCCTCGCCCTGGACCAGGAATCCGCGATCGCTCCGGCGCCCCGCCTCAAACCGTTCCCGGCCGCGCGCGCGCGTTACGCCGAATTCCTTTTCAACGTCTGGCCCCGGGGGGTTTCCCTCCGGGATTTCCCGATCGTTCTGGATTGCGCCCACGGGGCGGCGTCCACGGTCGCGCCGGCGCTATTCCGGCGGTTGGGCGCCCGGGTGACCGTTTTGTCGGCGGCGCCCAACGGGCGAAACATCAACCGGGGTTGCGGCGCGCTCCACCCGGAGGCCTTGGCCCGCGCGGTGCGCCGTCACGGCGCCCGTCTCGGCGTGGCCTTCGATGGGGACGCCGACCGCGCGATCTTCGTGGACGAAACGGGCCGGGTGCGGGACGGCGACGCCGTCCTGCTGGTGACGGCCCGGGCGCTTCAGGCCCGCGGGCGGTTGCGCGCCGACGCCGTCGCCGTGACGGTCATGACCAATCTGGGGTTGATCCGCGCCCTGGAGGCCCTGGGTCTTCGGGCCGAAGTGACCCCCGTGGGCGACAAGCACGTTTGGCGGGGCATGGTGAAAAGCGGCGCCCTGCTGGGGGGAGAGCCTTCGGGCCACGTGATCTTCCGGGAATTTTTACCGACGGGGGATGGGATTCTGACGGCGCTTCAGGTTTTGGCGGTGCTGGCCGAAACGGGTCGGTCTTTTTCGGCGCTGACGTCGCTGGCGGTGGAGTACCCCCAGGCGCTCGTGAATGTGACGGTGAAAGAGCGCGTGCCCCTGGAAAAGATCCCCGGGTTTCCGGCCGCCGTGGCCGCGATTGAAAAATCCCTCGGCGCCACGGGCCGGACCCTCATCCGCTACTCCGGCACGGAACCGTTGCTGCGGGTCATGATCGAGGGTCCCGACCGGGCCCTCATCACCGCCCACGCCGAACGCCTCGCGTCCATCGTCAAAGCCGCCGGCGTCTGA
- the gcvT gene encoding glycine cleavage system aminomethyltransferase GcvT: MTATPQRTPFFVFHQEARARIVEFSGWEMPIQFEGILAEHQAVRQRAGLFDISHMAQIWVTGPGARSTLDRLVTNDVSALKDNRGLYALLCREDGGVVDDLYIYRLESGRYLVIANASRARADWAWLQAHLGPETELAEQPQAAALALQGPRAAAILKELLPNAVKMQKNDVAEWLVLGREMVVARTGYTGEDGFEFFGPAEHVLPFHQALIKAGAPHGLVPCGLGARDTLRLEMGYRLYGNDLDEGHSALESGLGWAVKLGKTDFIGRAALLKEKEQGSRRRMIAFRLKERGVPRHGHEILLGGNPVGAATSGTFSPSLGGGIGLGYVDNVLFPPAAEKTNALSLRIYERPLAAEIATLPFYRKTTLTGVN; encoded by the coding sequence ATGACCGCGACCCCGCAACGAACCCCATTTTTCGTGTTTCACCAAGAAGCCCGCGCGCGGATCGTGGAATTCTCCGGCTGGGAAATGCCCATCCAGTTCGAAGGGATCTTGGCCGAACACCAGGCCGTTCGCCAACGGGCGGGGCTCTTCGATATCTCCCACATGGCGCAGATCTGGGTCACGGGCCCCGGCGCCCGGTCCACCCTGGATCGGCTCGTGACGAACGACGTGTCGGCCCTCAAAGACAACCGCGGTCTTTACGCGCTCCTCTGTCGGGAAGACGGCGGCGTGGTGGACGACCTCTACATTTACCGGTTGGAAAGCGGCCGTTATTTGGTGATCGCCAACGCGTCCCGGGCCCGGGCGGACTGGGCGTGGCTTCAAGCCCACCTCGGCCCCGAGACGGAGCTGGCGGAACAACCCCAGGCCGCGGCCCTCGCCTTGCAGGGCCCCCGCGCGGCGGCGATATTAAAAGAGCTCCTGCCCAACGCCGTCAAAATGCAAAAGAACGACGTGGCCGAGTGGCTTGTCCTGGGCCGGGAGATGGTGGTGGCCCGCACGGGGTACACGGGGGAGGACGGTTTTGAATTCTTCGGCCCCGCGGAGCACGTCCTGCCTTTCCATCAAGCGCTGATCAAAGCGGGGGCGCCCCACGGCTTGGTCCCCTGCGGGTTGGGCGCGCGCGACACCCTGCGGCTCGAGATGGGCTACCGCCTCTACGGCAACGATCTGGACGAGGGCCATTCCGCCCTGGAGTCCGGCCTGGGCTGGGCGGTCAAGTTGGGGAAAACCGATTTCATCGGGCGCGCCGCCCTCCTGAAGGAAAAGGAACAGGGATCGCGTCGGCGGATGATCGCCTTCCGTCTGAAGGAGCGCGGGGTGCCGCGCCACGGCCACGAAATCCTTTTGGGTGGAAACCCGGTCGGGGCGGCGACCAGCGGCACCTTCTCCCCGTCCCTGGGGGGCGGGATCGGCCTGGGGTACGTGGACAACGTGCTCTTTCCGCCCGCGGCCGAAAAAACAAACGCTTTGTCGCTCCGCATTTACGAACGGCCCCTCGCGGCCGAAATCGCGACGTTGCCCTTTTATCGAAAGACCACGCTCACGGGCGTGAACTGA
- the gcvPB gene encoding aminomethyl-transferring glycine dehydrogenase subunit GcvPB, producing the protein MSETVIEPLIFEKSVPGRAGLPWPACDVPTTDVARQVPPALLRRTPAALPEVSEPQVVRHFTRLSHLNFSIDTNFYPLGSCTMKHNPKVNDRVVQIPDFAGLHPLRPHELSQGILEILFEVERWLCELCGMDAFTLQPSAGAQGELTGILVARAYHEHRGQKRPVVLIPDSAHGTNPASVAVAGLTAVTVKSTPEGHVDVDDLTAKLTPEVGLVMMTLPSTLGMFEPRVKEIAKKVHDAGALLYMDGANLNALVGLLRPGDVGVDVLHVNLHKTFATPHGGGGPGAGPVGVKKALEPFLPSPRVAKEDGVFRRKFDRPHTIGRVHGFQGNVGVLIRAYAYMRLQGVEGFREMSENAILAANYLKAKLTPLFPKMPAGPCMHEVVVSGEGAFGPGVKTLDVAKRLLDYGFYAPTIYFPLIVPEAMMIEPTENETKETLDVFVDTLRTIIEESKRDPEKVKGAPHTTPVRRLDEVKAAREPRLRYFPNLP; encoded by the coding sequence ATGAGCGAGACCGTGATCGAACCGTTGATTTTTGAAAAAAGCGTGCCCGGCCGCGCCGGCCTGCCCTGGCCCGCGTGCGATGTCCCGACGACGGACGTGGCCCGCCAGGTGCCGCCCGCCCTCTTGCGGCGGACCCCGGCGGCGCTTCCGGAAGTGTCGGAGCCCCAGGTGGTGCGCCACTTCACGCGGCTGTCCCACCTCAACTTTTCCATCGACACGAATTTCTACCCGCTGGGGTCCTGCACCATGAAACACAACCCCAAGGTGAACGACCGCGTCGTGCAGATCCCCGATTTCGCGGGCCTGCACCCCCTGCGGCCCCACGAACTCAGCCAGGGGATCTTGGAAATCCTGTTCGAGGTGGAACGCTGGCTTTGCGAATTGTGCGGGATGGACGCCTTCACCCTTCAGCCGTCGGCGGGGGCCCAGGGCGAATTGACGGGTATTTTGGTGGCGCGGGCCTACCACGAACACCGGGGCCAAAAACGCCCCGTGGTGTTGATCCCCGACTCGGCCCACGGCACCAACCCGGCCAGCGTGGCGGTGGCGGGCCTCACGGCGGTGACGGTCAAGTCCACCCCCGAAGGCCACGTGGACGTCGACGACCTCACGGCCAAGCTCACCCCCGAGGTCGGCCTGGTGATGATGACCCTGCCCAGCACGCTCGGGATGTTCGAGCCCCGTGTGAAGGAGATCGCTAAAAAGGTGCACGACGCCGGCGCCCTCTTGTACATGGACGGCGCCAACTTGAACGCCCTGGTGGGCCTTCTGCGCCCCGGCGACGTGGGCGTCGACGTGCTGCACGTCAATTTGCACAAGACCTTCGCCACGCCCCACGGGGGCGGCGGCCCGGGCGCGGGCCCGGTGGGCGTCAAAAAAGCGCTCGAACCCTTTTTGCCGTCGCCGCGGGTGGCCAAGGAGGACGGCGTTTTCCGACGGAAATTCGACCGCCCCCACACCATCGGCCGGGTCCACGGGTTCCAGGGGAATGTGGGTGTTTTGATCCGCGCCTACGCCTACATGCGCCTGCAGGGGGTGGAAGGGTTCCGCGAAATGAGCGAGAACGCCATCCTGGCCGCCAACTATTTAAAGGCCAAGCTGACGCCGCTGTTCCCTAAAATGCCGGCGGGACCCTGCATGCACGAGGTGGTGGTTTCCGGCGAAGGGGCCTTCGGCCCGGGGGTGAAAACCCTGGACGTCGCCAAACGGTTGTTGGATTACGGGTTTTACGCGCCGACGATTTATTTCCCGCTCATCGTGCCCGAGGCCATGATGATCGAGCCGACGGAAAACGAAACCAAGGAAACGCTGGACGTTTTTGTGGACACTTTGAGGACCATCATCGAGGAAAGCAAACGCGATCCGGAGAAGGTGAAGGGCGCGCCGCACACCACGCCCGTGCGCCGGTTGGACGAGGTGAAGGCCGCCCGGGAACCGCGCCTGCGTTATTTTCCCAACTTGCCGTAA
- a CDS encoding pyridoxine 5'-phosphate synthase gives MPFLGVNIDHVATLRQARRARFPDVAAAARAAREGGADSITVHLREDRRHIQDKDVALVRKEPGLRLNLEIAATDEMVRIARVIRPDSVCLVPEKRQELTTEGGLNVARGLVRLREITRRLRSAGIAVSLFIDPDEEQVRSAKDAGADWVELHTGAYANAKPAEREGELVKLRAAGAAALGGGLGLNAGHGLDYDNVGPVSRIDGMRELNIGFSIVARAVFTGLTTAVREMKVLMSAGAPAGR, from the coding sequence ATGCCCTTTCTCGGCGTCAACATCGACCATGTGGCCACGCTTCGCCAGGCCCGTCGCGCCCGTTTCCCCGACGTGGCCGCCGCCGCTCGCGCCGCCCGGGAAGGGGGGGCCGATTCCATCACGGTCCATTTGCGGGAAGACCGCCGCCACATTCAAGACAAGGACGTGGCCCTCGTGCGCAAGGAGCCGGGTCTGCGGCTCAATTTGGAAATCGCCGCCACGGACGAGATGGTCCGCATCGCGCGGGTCATCCGCCCGGACAGCGTGTGCCTGGTGCCGGAAAAGCGCCAGGAGTTGACCACGGAAGGCGGCTTGAACGTCGCGCGCGGACTCGTCCGCTTGCGCGAAATCACGCGCCGCTTGCGGTCGGCGGGCATCGCGGTGAGCCTCTTTATCGACCCGGACGAAGAGCAGGTCCGCTCGGCCAAGGACGCCGGCGCCGATTGGGTGGAACTGCACACCGGCGCCTACGCCAACGCCAAGCCCGCCGAGCGGGAGGGGGAGCTCGTGAAACTCCGCGCGGCCGGCGCGGCCGCCCTGGGGGGGGGGCTCGGGCTCAACGCGGGGCACGGTCTGGATTACGACAACGTGGGCCCCGTGTCGCGGATCGACGGGATGCGGGAGTTGAACATCGGGTTCTCCATCGTGGCCCGCGCGGTGTTTACGGGGTTGACGACCGCCGTGCGGGAAATGAAAGTTTTGATGTCGGCCGGCGCGCCGGCCGGGAGGTAG
- the lpdA gene encoding dihydrolipoyl dehydrogenase, whose translation MKRVLVIGAGPGGEAAAKRASARGAAVTLVEKNRLGGLCLNWGCVPTKTLLEGGRLLHAVRAAGPVLTGGPLSVDWEALRRKKDELIDGLRRALEQDLSRRGVRVVTGAAEFVDGHRALLRTARGDETIEFDAAVLATGSAPVFPPPFDARRGDVLDSDGALALERVPGRLLVVGGGAVGCEFAGLFAELGAAVTLVEMKDQLLPGEDPAVARVLQGAFERRGLAVRLETVVTDFDKTADGFTVRFSRGDPAAFDRILVCVGRRPVTAGLGLERAGVAVDGGRVAVNDLMLTSAPSIYAVGDVNGLSLLAHAAAAQAETAVDALFGAARPYRNDRVPRCLYTWPEVASVGEWAATARARGVDVKAHRFFFKGSPKALASNEGDGFLQVLSDRADGKILGAQLVGPHATELVHLFALALAGDMRTEDVHRVIFAHPTLAEGVREALAR comes from the coding sequence GTGAAGCGCGTCCTCGTCATCGGCGCCGGGCCGGGGGGCGAAGCCGCGGCGAAACGGGCCTCCGCCCGGGGCGCCGCCGTCACCCTCGTCGAAAAAAACCGCCTCGGCGGCCTCTGCCTCAACTGGGGCTGCGTTCCCACCAAAACCCTCTTGGAAGGCGGCCGTCTGTTGCACGCGGTCCGTGCCGCGGGTCCCGTCTTGACGGGCGGGCCCCTGTCCGTGGACTGGGAGGCCCTCCGTCGCAAAAAAGACGAATTGATCGACGGCCTCCGTCGCGCCCTGGAACAGGATTTGTCCCGCCGGGGGGTGCGGGTGGTGACGGGCGCGGCCGAGTTCGTCGACGGCCACCGCGCCCTCCTGCGGACGGCCCGGGGCGATGAAACCATCGAGTTCGACGCCGCGGTTCTGGCCACCGGTTCGGCGCCCGTGTTCCCGCCGCCTTTCGACGCGCGGCGCGGGGACGTGCTGGACTCGGACGGCGCCCTCGCCCTGGAACGCGTGCCCGGCCGCCTTTTGGTGGTGGGGGGCGGCGCGGTGGGCTGCGAGTTCGCGGGGTTGTTCGCCGAGCTGGGCGCGGCCGTGACGCTGGTCGAAATGAAAGACCAACTGCTTCCCGGTGAAGACCCGGCCGTGGCGCGGGTCCTGCAGGGGGCCTTCGAACGGCGCGGCCTCGCCGTGCGCCTCGAGACGGTGGTCACCGATTTCGACAAAACGGCCGACGGTTTCACCGTCCGATTTTCCCGGGGCGACCCCGCCGCTTTCGACCGAATTCTCGTTTGCGTCGGGCGGCGGCCGGTCACGGCCGGCCTGGGCCTCGAGCGCGCGGGCGTGGCGGTCGACGGCGGGCGCGTGGCCGTCAACGATTTGATGTTGACATCGGCGCCGTCGATCTACGCCGTGGGCGACGTCAACGGCCTGTCCCTCCTGGCCCACGCGGCCGCGGCCCAGGCCGAAACCGCGGTCGACGCCCTCTTCGGCGCCGCGCGCCCCTACCGCAACGACCGCGTGCCCCGCTGCCTTTACACCTGGCCCGAAGTGGCCAGCGTGGGCGAGTGGGCCGCGACGGCCCGGGCGCGCGGCGTCGACGTCAAAGCCCATCGGTTCTTTTTCAAAGGGTCGCCCAAAGCGTTGGCTTCGAACGAGGGCGACGGCTTCCTTCAAGTGCTTTCCGATAGGGCCGACGGGAAAATCCTCGGCGCCCAGCTGGTGGGACCGCACGCGACGGAACTGGTCCATCTCTTCGCCCTGGCCCTCGCCGGGGACATGCGGACCGAAGATGTTCACCGCGTGATCTTCGCCCACCCGACCCTGGCCGAGGGCGTGCGGGAGGCGCTGGCGCGATGA
- the gcvPA gene encoding aminomethyl-transferring glycine dehydrogenase subunit GcvPA translates to MFVAHTPDQKKAMLAAAGVASFDELIAGLPRELVRPPLRLPGSLSEMELVRHMEELAARDHLAHSYLGAGAYEHFVPTAVWALALRGEFATAYTPYQAEASQGTLQSIFEFQSLVAELFKMDVANASMYDGASAAAEACLVAAKHTGRAEVLVPDTVHPQTRRVIETYLAHSGARVVRVPTPTGVLEPAVLAKHLGPQTAALLVQTPNFFGNLEIHVAELSDQIHKAGGLLIASAYPVSLGLLTPPGDYGADIAVAEGQPLGLPLAYGGPYLGLFACRNELIRKMPGRVVGQTVDKDGRRAFVLTLQAREQHIRREKATSNICTNQALCALASTIYLSLVGKSGFQKLAELNFQKAHYAREVLAKRGFAPVFDHPFFNEFTVRCPAPPEKIIEKLAVKRVLAGHALGYYHPDRKDQLLVCVTELKTKADIDQFGELMAEAAR, encoded by the coding sequence ATGTTCGTCGCCCATACCCCCGACCAGAAAAAGGCCATGCTCGCGGCCGCCGGGGTCGCCTCGTTCGATGAGCTGATCGCCGGCCTCCCGCGGGAGCTCGTGCGCCCGCCGCTGCGCCTGCCCGGCTCCCTGAGCGAGATGGAACTTGTGCGCCACATGGAAGAGCTGGCCGCCCGGGACCACTTGGCCCATTCCTATTTGGGCGCGGGGGCCTACGAGCATTTCGTGCCGACCGCGGTGTGGGCGCTGGCCCTGCGCGGCGAGTTCGCCACGGCCTACACGCCCTACCAGGCCGAGGCCAGCCAGGGCACGCTCCAATCCATTTTCGAGTTCCAAAGCCTGGTCGCCGAGCTCTTCAAGATGGACGTGGCCAACGCCTCCATGTACGACGGGGCGAGCGCCGCGGCCGAGGCGTGCCTGGTGGCCGCCAAGCACACGGGCCGCGCCGAGGTGCTGGTGCCGGACACGGTGCACCCCCAGACCCGCCGGGTGATCGAAACCTATTTGGCCCACTCGGGCGCGCGCGTGGTGCGTGTGCCCACCCCGACCGGTGTGCTGGAACCCGCCGTTCTGGCCAAACACCTGGGCCCGCAAACGGCGGCCCTGCTCGTGCAGACCCCCAACTTTTTCGGCAACCTGGAGATCCACGTCGCCGAACTGTCCGACCAGATCCACAAGGCGGGGGGACTCCTGATCGCCTCGGCCTATCCGGTGTCCCTGGGGCTGTTGACCCCGCCGGGAGACTACGGTGCCGACATCGCCGTGGCCGAGGGCCAGCCCCTCGGTCTGCCGCTGGCCTACGGCGGCCCCTACCTGGGGCTCTTCGCCTGCCGCAACGAATTGATCCGCAAAATGCCGGGCCGCGTGGTGGGCCAAACCGTCGACAAAGACGGCCGCCGCGCCTTCGTGCTCACGCTCCAGGCCCGGGAACAACACATCCGCCGGGAAAAGGCGACCTCCAACATCTGCACGAACCAGGCCCTGTGCGCCCTGGCGTCCACGATTTACCTGTCGCTGGTGGGCAAAAGCGGTTTTCAAAAGCTGGCGGAGCTCAATTTCCAGAAGGCCCACTACGCCCGCGAGGTCCTCGCGAAACGGGGTTTCGCGCCGGTTTTCGATCATCCGTTCTTCAACGAGTTCACGGTGCGCTGTCCCGCCCCACCCGAAAAGATCATTGAAAAGTTGGCCGTGAAACGCGTGTTGGCCGGCCACGCCCTGGGGTACTACCACCCCGACCGAAAGGACCAGCTGCTGGTGTGCGTCACCGAACTCAAAACCAAGGCCGACATTGACCAGTTCGGCGAACTGATGGCGGAGGCCGCCCGATGA